A part of Ferviditalea candida genomic DNA contains:
- a CDS encoding phage major capsid protein gives MSKILELREKRAKVWEAAKAFLDSKRGSDGLLSPEDTATYEKMEADVIALGKEIERLERQAAIDMELSKPVSNPITNKPAPQSETKTGRATDEYRNAFWKAMRNKLSFDVQNALQVGTESEGGYLVPDEFERTLVEALEEEDIFRQIANVITTSSGDRKIPVVASKGTASWVDEEGQIPESDDSFAQISIGAYKLATMIKVSEELLNDSVFNLEQYIAREFARRIGAKEEEAFFVGDGSGKPTGILANNGGGEVGVTAASATAITLDEIMDLFYSLKSPYRRNAVFIMNDSTVKAIRKLKDNNGQYLWQPSVTAGTPDTILNRPVRTSAYMPAIAAGAKTIVFGDFSYYWVADRQGRVFKRLNELYAATGQVGFMATQRVDGKLVLAEAVKILQQKAS, from the coding sequence ATGAGCAAAATACTGGAACTGCGTGAAAAACGGGCAAAAGTATGGGAAGCTGCTAAGGCTTTCCTTGATAGCAAACGCGGAAGCGACGGGCTGCTTTCGCCGGAGGACACCGCAACTTATGAGAAAATGGAAGCCGATGTTATTGCGCTGGGCAAGGAAATCGAACGGCTGGAGCGCCAGGCCGCCATTGACATGGAACTGTCAAAGCCGGTCAGCAATCCCATCACCAACAAACCCGCTCCTCAAAGCGAAACCAAAACCGGCAGGGCAACTGACGAGTATAGGAACGCGTTTTGGAAGGCCATGCGCAACAAGCTCAGTTTTGACGTACAGAACGCCTTGCAGGTGGGAACTGAAAGCGAAGGCGGGTATCTTGTGCCCGACGAATTTGAGCGCACTCTTGTGGAGGCACTGGAAGAGGAGGATATCTTCCGCCAGATTGCCAACGTCATTACAACCTCCAGCGGAGACAGAAAAATTCCGGTGGTGGCAAGCAAGGGCACAGCATCCTGGGTGGACGAAGAAGGCCAGATTCCGGAAAGCGACGACTCCTTCGCTCAGATCTCCATCGGAGCCTACAAGCTGGCGACCATGATCAAGGTGTCCGAGGAACTCTTAAATGACAGCGTATTCAATCTGGAGCAGTATATCGCCAGGGAATTCGCCCGCCGCATCGGGGCAAAAGAGGAGGAAGCTTTCTTTGTCGGCGACGGTTCCGGCAAACCTACAGGAATTTTAGCCAATAACGGAGGAGGCGAGGTGGGAGTAACCGCCGCAAGCGCGACTGCCATTACCCTTGACGAGATTATGGACTTGTTCTACAGCCTTAAGTCTCCCTACCGCAGGAACGCCGTATTTATCATGAACGACTCCACCGTCAAGGCCATTCGAAAGCTTAAGGACAATAACGGCCAGTATCTCTGGCAGCCTTCCGTTACAGCCGGAACGCCGGATACCATCCTCAACCGCCCGGTCAGGACGTCGGCCTATATGCCTGCCATTGCCGCCGGAGCCAAGACCATTGTGTTCGGCGATTTTTCCTACTATTGGGTAGCCGACCGCCAGGGCAGGGTCTTCAAGCGGCTCAACGAGCTGTATGCCGCTACCGGGCAGGTAGGCTTCATGGCAACCCAGCGCGTTGACGGCAAGCTTGTGTTGGCCGAAGCAGTCAAGATACTGCAGCAGAAAGCCTCGTAA
- a CDS encoding head-tail connector protein encodes MGVIDSLLPKVKANLVLEHNEDDDLLKGYIRAAVSYAESYQHVSEGWYSDNSMPPTTEQAVIMLSSHFYESRDGSTAGFFGDSVQAGQQVWNTVNMLLRLDRNWRV; translated from the coding sequence ATGGGCGTGATTGACAGCCTGCTTCCGAAGGTCAAGGCAAATCTTGTTCTGGAGCATAACGAGGATGACGACTTGCTGAAAGGGTACATCCGCGCCGCCGTTTCCTATGCCGAGAGCTACCAGCACGTATCCGAGGGTTGGTATTCGGATAACTCCATGCCGCCCACCACCGAACAGGCTGTCATTATGCTGTCGAGCCATTTCTACGAAAGCAGGGATGGCTCGACGGCTGGTTTTTTCGGGGATAGCGTACAGGCGGGACAGCAGGTATGGAATACGGTGAATATGCTGCTGCGGCTTGACCGGAATTGGAGGGTGTGA